TGCCGTCTGAGAGTGTTCTGGCAGATGTAGAAATGCTTCGCATTTAGCAGACGAAGCGAAAAATATGATGAGGTATACGTGAgtgaatgataataaaaaaaaaaagaaaagaaaagaataataaaaatggaaaaaatttaccaacatTTAGTTCTCGCCGATCAGGCCTGCGGCTATGGGCTAAGAAGAACCTCCGGCCGCTGTTAACCGCAGGCGTAAAGATACTTACTCGGTTCCAACGTGTGAAATACGCTGCGACTTTTAACTGATCTCCGCAATTTGGGTCAATGCGCGGACGACTCCGAGAGAAACGCCCTTCATGTTCCTTCGATGTACGAGTTTCAACCTATTGCCAAAGCTCCCGGGGTTATCAATAAAGATTATGCTTGTAGGCCGCGTCACCGTTTCAATAGTTGGTAAGTACCAGACTAGACGATGGCCACGTTACGAGCAGCCTGCAGCTGTTGTTCCGCATCGTGTACGTATTTCAACCGATAATACAACTCGAATTGTTAATCTAACGGTTCACAGCAATGCGATCGTCGTGGTACGAAGGAAATTGTACACACAGGCATCGATCGGTGAGGATTGGCGGttagaaataaagaaagcaATCCAACGAATAAATTACGTACATATAATCTAAGAGGGCGATGTTCCGGATCATCTCTCTGTTTAGGTACCTTGTAACGATATTATTCGAGCCATCGTCGATACGGGAATACTGCAGCTGGCACGTGTCGGATCAATCTTGAACTCTCTCGCAAGGCCTCGAATGAACGccaaagtgaaaaatgatatCGCACAAAATCGCTGCCAGGTGTTGAACGGCTTTTAGAAAGCTATTTCCTGCGTACACGATAGATCACTTTGTACCTGCCTAATCTCGTCTTCGAAATTGTCCGAAATGTAAATTCGAACGAGCAGTACCGCTACTTGCGGAACTGTGAATAAGCTGCTCGACTACTCGTATTATGTCCCTTTATTTTGTGAAGGAAATTCGAAGTCTGAAGAAACCACGGTGCTTCATACGTCGTTCGTTATCGGgccgaaatttaaaataattatttatgtatcGTTGATCACCCTGATCATTCGCGCATGTCGTGCTTACCTTACGAATGTTAGGAACTGAAAGATATGTCATTCATGTTTTCCAGTGAAAAATCTGTGACGAATTCAAGGttattaaaaatagaatatttccaGGACTATTGAAGGACAAGCAAACTTCAAGAAAATTTCCAGGACCACAGGACACCCTGTGACACTCCTGATATCCTGGAGTAGCGAAAAAGCGGTCTCTTTACTGTACCTACTCAGAGCCAATCGTCTGAGAAACATATGAAGCAATAGAAAGTTTCCATCAACAAATGCATGTTCAGTGATGAAATAGGTAAAAAATCGGATAATCGATGGATCTTCGTAGCGCGAAATCCGTGTAGGTATACAGACTGAATATAatgcaacgaatgaaaaggcAAACATCCGTTTGCGGTAGGAGATGCGAACGAAGCCCGTGGCACTGATAAACTAACGTTACACGGACATGTTTCGATCCCAAATCGATGTTTCCATCCTGAGGAGGAAGAGTAATCGTGAGAAGCTGAAATGCCATCAGGCGTTATAGGCAGATGTTGCGCGTGTTTTAGCCGCAGGGTGTCTCGGCCATCCGGTCAGCGGACAAAGTGAAGTAACCTTTGACATTGGATCGAAGAATGACACCTCCCACGTCTGGTTCTATTCGTCTCGAAACGAATCACCTCTTCTTCAATCTTCGTCGTTTCTCGCCGAGCTGGATAAATTTTTAGGTCGCGGTTTCGTCCGACGCGCTGCACCAAGCACGAGAAATTATTTACTTTCCGTTGACTTGTGCAACGACGCACGCTCGTCGACTTATCTTGTTCGATGTTGATTAAACGCGCGCTTACACACTTTGATATGCAGCATCGATGCCGGAATTAAGGGCCGCCATAGTTCAATACTCTGACTGTTATCAGGCCGGCTTGCACTTTCCGACTTGGTACTGGTACTGACCTCTCGATCAAATACCTCCGCCGAATCGGATCATCGTTCGTAGGCTTTCTGGGCATTGAACGATCCGCAGAACCGCTTAAAAAGTGAAACTCATCATGCGCAACTTATCCTCGTAGGCGTCGGTGGATCGAAACTTGAAGACGATTGCCCAATTTTCACTGGAAGATTTGAACTCGCATTCTTTTCTCCAGCTCCGATCTTCACCAGGTTGATTTCGCAGGTTTGTTCGTAGATCGTATTTAAATTTGTCTGTAACTATCATCGTAATACAACGTATAAGACACTTGGCAATTGAATCGTAATAGAAAAAGTGAGAAGATAAGTGAAAAGTGAGATaaagatttattaataatGATTCAATTATGGCTGTGAGCCCAACATGTTAACCTCCGGGCGAATGGAGCTGATacgtaaatattatataacgATGCTCCTCGGGCGATATTAAGAAAGTACGAGCGCATTAAAGACGGATCAAACATTATACAAAGTAAAATATTACCATAAGAATAGCATCCATACCAAGCGAGTAGGGAAAAGGTTGTGTGAAATGTAGAAAGTAGGATAAATCAAGCCTGAATGTACCTTCACAACCTTCAGGCTCGCACACATGAAAGTATAGATTGCCTCTGGAAATGGCATGAATGTAACTATCATCCGAGTCTTCGTATGAAAAGCAAATAGGTAAAAACATCCATTATTTCCTACTCTTGAACATCACGGTGATAATTCAAAAAGGGcgtacaatattttctttcaatatttagCTTGAAAATATGTGTAAGGAGCGATTGGCAACGcaataaaagaatttttaaaaattatacgctCTTTTGGCATTGTTCTAGGCATGTAACGTACCTGCTACAATTCCATCACGATGAAAATGCCTCACAGATCATAGTCGTGGACCACTTGTCGGTAGCGTTGAATACATGAACCACCCACTGACCGCAAAAGCAGcggtttttctctctcataATTGTTTTCTCAATCCTTGCGGTTGTGTAATGACGAGGAAAGTATAACTGCGAGTCAGTCGGAAGAGTTTCGGGGATCTAATCGTCGTTGAAACGTAAACAAAACGTATAACGTTTGCCTGAGGGAGCCGCGTCGCGGCGGAAGAGTTTTGAGCGTTGCTATAAAAAAGGTgcaggaagaagaggaagaagaagaagaagaagttaCCCCTATCATCTCGTACAAAACCAACATAGGGATTAACCGAGTCTGTAAAGCGCAAACAGGGGAGGCATGGTGTCGGGGCAGACAGTGCGGGCAACGACGCGacactcacaatcagcctCCTCAACTTTATCCCGTGGGACAGGTTACGGTTTGTCACGTTTATCCCGTTTCTCCTTCGCAGCCTGTGCGCCTTATGTCTATGTGTACGCTCTTGAAACTTTCGTTACACGAGGATGTTAGTGTTGTTTCGAGCAACGTTGCCTGCGCGTTTGTTTTCCCACATTGTCTCACTCCAGCTATGAAGGGTGCCACCATGTCGAGCTTCCGCCGGTTATCACCCACCTTCAACAATTCGAATTAGACACTGGTCCGTCGTTCCGTCCGCACCAGACTCGATTCGGTAAAATCCCAGGAGCACCCCACAGGACCCATCGTGTAATTAAATAAGGCGAAACAATGCGCGTACGCTTTGGTTGAACCGATCGGAAAACATAACCAAGGTGACGTCATATAATAGGCTTGATATTTTCTCATTCAGtgtttacattattatttttgcaacACTTGACCGCAGAAATTTGCATTTTCAGCAAACGGTATGTACggaaatcaataaataacCTCGAGTAACCTATTTGCGTGATTTTTGTGACGTCATCTTGGATATGAGCAGACTGATCGAAAATCGGTCTGTAACAGATGTGACACACCTTATTTCCTTACATCGTGACAGGAACCAAAAAATGTTCGTTACCTCTTACAGTATAATGTGTAAAATCTGGTAGAAAAAACGATCGCTCTGAATCAGGGTACAGCCGATTTCCTCTGATTTCCTCTCTTTTATTCTCCGTGACCGCATGCTACGCGTCCAAGGCCCTCGTTCAGATTCTAACAACGGCTTACCCTCAAAGGTGACCGCTGCCGGTCAAGCACTGGCCCATAAACAGCGATCGCCTTTGTCGATACACATGCAGGATACAATGAAGGGCTCGACGTGCGTTGGCGGCGAAATGTTCGGGTGAACCCTCCGAGGTGGGCGGAGGGCGGGGAGCTCGTCGTAAGAGCCGTGTGACACGTGTATTCCTGGACACGTGCTACCCGGGAGAAAACCTGAGCGGTCATCGTCGAGGAGGATTACTTATGCTGAGCCACCCGGTCGGTCGAAGAAATACCTGTTTCCAGGCCATTCGTCAGGCCCTGAAACGGGGACCGAACAATCTGGTCGTCTCGGGCGCCGCCTCGAAATTACCGAATCTGGCTAATGGATCGGTGAGTTATTGAATCGCCGAATTAATCCCTCTCGATGTTGAGCAATTGCAACAGTTGGCGACTGGATTTAGCTGCTGCCTAAATTCTTATCGCTCGGCGATGCGGAGCTGTTCGGTAATTAATACCGTCATATTATCCACTCGATTAATATGCGTGCTTTTAACGCACAGCCCCGCTGATAACGCTAATGAAAATTGGCCGTTACGTCGTCACAGTCGCGTTGGCTGTACGCAGCGTTGCGTTGCTTCaataaaaaagtagaaaattaaGAGGTAGTACTTTTTAGGTATTAATTCGGAAACTTGTTCCAAGGGTAAATCGATGACGCTGAAACGAATGgtgataacaatttttcaaccaatccCCGAggtcattaaaaaaaaagggttaAACCGTTCAATTCCGATTCTAATAActttatataaaaaatgtgtCAAATAATAGTTCTTGGGGGAAGAAAAAGCGTAAAAAAGTACCCTATGTTCATCTTCGTATCTTCAAAAataagggagaaaaaaaaaagaaaaaccattcAAATCGGCGagcaaggggggggggggcgggcGAAAACCTAactttcaaataataaaaaaagtattaaattcGCATGTATGGCAGATTGTTTGTTACGTATTTCTTACGTAAGAGTTAGTCTAActttgttcaaaaataaattctcacTCACCCTTTTTTCGCTTATTTTTAAAGATACGCAAATGAACATGGAACACTTATTTCCTTTTTCGAAATATGGTCTCGGGGGTTGATTACGAAATTGTTATTACCATTCTATTCGGCGTCATCAAATTACTCTTCATTCAATCCTAAAAAGTACTACCTTTCATGCTTATTTATTGAAGTATAAGGTGAGGTCGCAGAGCTCAAATGCTTTCCACAACCTTCGAGCATCTCTGTCTTCGATTTGGTTGTGACACACAATAAGTATTGAGAATAGTGCGAATTTCGATGCTTTATGTCCGTCAAGGGGTGAAAATATATTGACAATTACCGTGAAAAAGTGTCGTCGTCTATATCAGCAGACACTTCTTAGAGGAAAGAATCTTTGGTGATTATTCTAGTTTCATAATTACagggtataaaataatttttatagcaCTACACGCTTACGCTATCGATCTTATACATATTCCTATGCATAACTTATAAGTATATAGTAAATGTACATCACACGTGTGACAAGAACGTCAACAAAGCACTTTTGTGTGTAGATAACATACAGTATTTACTAAAATTAGATCatgtatgtaggtataacATGTATTTCTTGTCTTGGTTTTATATTTGCGTATTGTAATAGAATGTATATGTGTTGTATAACCACAATTACGATATTACGATGTACTCGAAATTCATGATATTGAATAAAGATGATATTGAGTAAAGaacgtattgaaaaatcgggtGAAGTTTGCCGAACGATGCGCAAGACTTTtataacaaattgaaataccATACAAATTTATCAGTTAATAAAACGACCAAAATTCTAATAACAGTCGGTGATTTCGATCTGACGACAaacacgaaattttttttgctcgttCTCTTTTTCTACTCAAATTTTGTGAATGCAATGTATCTTTATATGTGGCCGGACAGtaacgtaaataaataaataaattcgacATAGAAAATATCGCGATATCGCGAATCCTGATACTCTTTATACCAGTTCATTGCTTCGACACTTATTACACATTAAAGTTTAAAGTTTAAAGTAATTGATTGCCGAAATTTATCATTCTTTCGCAAAAGAGTAAGAAGTGTAAAAGGAAGGAGTAGTCCGCTTGTATTTAATCATTAATGTAAAATGGTATGAATGGTATGACAACTGAAATTTATGTCAGAAGCTTCTTCgcataatattttcaaccagAATCAAAATCTTATTCTCAAAAGCGGCAGTTCTCACCGCATCAAATACATCGCGGTTGATCTGCAATAAAATGCTTATCGTGCAAACCTGCAGACTCGAATCGATTTTCTGCAACCTGAGAACGTGAGACATGAAATTACTTTCGTCGATTGCGAACTTGATCTCCATTATACATTGCATTCTATGCCGCACGTTCAGAAGAACTTTGCAAACAAGAGTGCGGCTAAGAGGGTGCCGAAACAGATCTTCATTCGAGAACTTGTAGAAGATTCGAGATGCAAGCGATTCATAAGCTCCTCCGGTACATCGATGTAGACTCTTGATACGCCTATCTTTTGAATCACCTCGGAAAGCTTTACGTCATCGACGGTGTCGTTGTCGCTTGACCAAATAGTCACGGTCGTCCCGCTGGCAGATTCGTTGAGTAATTTGTCTATCGCGTCCCAGCTATTCGCTACAAGACCGGCCCGCATAGGGTAAGTTATTGGCTGACTAACGTTCTTGATAGTATTTATCATCTCCTCTACGTTGGCTTCGGAGTAACTGCCGTCGATAATATTGTAGTCGGCGCCGTACCTGAAGCAAGCAAAATCAAATCCTGTAGTGAACCGTCGACGATTCTACACCGACAAAGTTTCCGTAAAAATGAATCTTGGTACCTCGTCTTCCATCCGAGCGATAACGTGGCGTTTGGAAGGGTTCCGGCCGccaatgataaaaattgcgCAGCGTCCACGGGCTCCCCGTTCAAAGACGAGTTCACCGGTCCGTCGAGAATATCCGCGTTCAGCCAAACCGGAAATGTCATCTAGGAGGAGAATGGTGCGATATGTTATAGACACAGTGCTTGTTTGAGCGTACCAACTTCTGCACGCTTTTTCGAAACTTACATTATCCTCGAGTTTCTGGAGGATTTCGCAACTAGCACTGAAAGCTTCGAGTGACTTGAAATCGAGCTTGGCTCCTTTACTTTGGTCCGCCATAACCTGACTCAGGAAATCTTCCAGGGATAAATCACTCGTATTAGCTGGTGGATGCGCCATCACGGGAAGTTGAACCGTGGGCTCTGACTCCAAGGTTCCCCAAACGACATCTGCCTCGAGCATCATTATATCGCCTTTAAAACAAGTTACACGCTTTAATTAAATACCCATATTCTCACCATGATGCAGCTATCGACTGAAATTGGATATATAGCCATGTTAAATCTCGGCAATCAAATACTTGGAAGATTCTTTACACATTTTCCTTCCGACAACTtcaagtatatgtataacagaTGTATTGTAAGAGTTGACGTTACTTGAATTGAGAGCGTTCGTTAGAGCTTGCTGACTGTTGACGGCATGATCCCAGGTTACTTTTGTCAGGTTGCCCTCGATGCCTTGGAAGAAGTCGGGAACCGATGGTAAAATAGAGCTTCTCGTCGATGGCTCCTCTcctgaaacagaaataaatttatttagtACAACCTGTACGGTAGCTTCAGTCACGTTGCTTCAGGTGGCGGAGAACAATACAAGCGCGAATAGATCCTAAAGACTCTTGACCCAGTATGCAAATCAACCGCAACCGCAACCTTGCTCTAGGTGCAGAGTACATTCAGAAGGACGATACGGTTCAAAATTTGCACATATGGTATTATTCCCCGGTGCAACAATACATATGAGACATGAAAGGCTGTATGCAAACATTTACATACACTCGGTGTAATGTCAAGTAGCTGTCATCCAGTCGGTAAGTATATAAAATTCCTCTCGGAATGCGGATGGGATCGAATCGATTCAAACTGTTCTttcgattgattttcaactcaAAATTGTACGCTGATTTTGTGCAGGCGTTTAAATTCGCGTGCCAAATTGTTGACCGTAGAGgtatgtaatattttctttcttgacCTTAGGTGCAAGCAAGAAATCCCAAGTTGATCACACCGATTTGATTACTTccgtaatatgttatagtaaattaaaaactaagcagcacgtattttttttaactgccATTAAACACTGTAACGGGGTAAAACAATCCTCCGAAACAACTTATGTCAAggggtgattttaaagttttttttttttttttttttcaattacatttttcatttctcgttatgagaaagcttttccagttggattgattaaaaaatattacgatcTTTTGGGTGAAACTGCAAAATCGCCCCTTGACACGACTTTTTTAGGAGGGTAGTTTCACCCCCTCAAAGTGTTTAAtgttagataaaaaaaagtacgtgtcgcttagtttttaatCTACtttaacatattacaaaaagaaaacaaatcggACAGATCGACATAAGCTGCCTTCCTTGTTAGTCAAGTTCTCGTTTACAGTAGGCTAGACGCTATTTATCGCTGAGAAGATATATCGACATATCTCAGGATTCCCTTTTACTCCGTCATGTTTTTCGCAAAACAACTTTTTCCTTCTCCATTCATTCGCACTCTTATTCCCTGCACGAGTTTGCTTCGAGATGGATACAGCTGAAGCTTATGCTTGCGATAactttgtatgaaaataagCCCGCGGTATTGCGTTATTGAGAATTAAGCGTACAGGCACAACAGCATCATGCAGCAAGGGGCGATGATGTTGTCATCTACAGTTTTAGTCACGACCTTCGGGGGCGGCTCGGGTATCCTGAAAATATTCGCGAAATTGCGCGCAAGCTGAGCTATGTTTAGGCAGACCCGACAACCTGCAGCATATTGCTTTTGGCTGGCCGAGATGCCATTATACATATAGGGCATTCCATACCACTTCGACCTGGGTCGGATCCTTTATCTCTCAGATTGGATCcgcgattttttatataattgatCTCACTTTGAAAGGCACTTcgtttttttagttttttcgtATTGGATTAGAGTTTTCTACGATTTTTCGATTTAAACATCTGAAACAATTCTGGAAAATCGAGTGTCGGTTATGATTTACGAGAAACATTTTACCATAATAAAGTGACTCCCGCTTCAAagtttttcaacgttttctttttcggaATACGCTTGAAATCAGTAAGAGGGAAAAGTCTCGCCACTCCGGCtccaagtttaaaaattttgatacctgacacacgatttttcaaaattttttcagatttttaaattgtgtcGTTCGAGgaaatcgttttaaaaaattgtaaaaatttcgaatcaagtcggaaaaatttcaaaaaaaaaaataaaacaacggAGTACCTTTCAAAGTGAAAAGAATCGTATAAACAATCGCGGGCCCAATTCGAGAGGTCAAGGGTTAGACCCAGATCGAAGTGGTATCGAATGCCCCGTATGTACGGTAGACAAGGTATAAGCACTGTTGATTTCACTAACTCGAAGACAATCAGCCTTTGTCAGTCGAGACCAGAACCGCTGCTCACGGCCTGATTGTTCCGCTCGTATCATTTCGGTCGAAAGTGTTAATTCCTTTAATCAGCCCGGCACAGCAAGTTGTATAACGAGTTTATTGTGCGTGGGCGCTTGAATTTTGACGGCTTTGGAATTCACGAATTTCCAAGTACCAACGCACACTTGACTTCTCGCCCAGACGTTTCGTCATTATTGACGTTCTGCATGAATAGTCTATTTTTCGAGCATTTGTGccataatatttatacatcggtttcatatacatatataaggtAGTGCATTTACAGTTCCTGGTCAATTGCTGAGAATTGCACGTTTTGCACGCGGCGTGTTTTCGATCAACAACATTGCAGCTGTCGTGCTGTTATACCGACCTTGGTGACGGTCGTTAATTGTACAATTTACCCGGCTATGTTCTTTTACATAATGGATACATTCAACAGTTCATACAACTAATAAAATGGCCAGTGCTCGCTACAAGTGATCaaaattgttagaaaaaaaaaacatttgctAGCTTTGTCGGTAAGATAGTGAAGAAAAGCTACTTTTATCAGATTCTAATATCAATATGTTGTACAGCATGAGCGTGATTCTCCTACGTTTGAATTGTCGAATGACAAAAGGATATAAATTCTACCTCCTCACAGCTTCGTGTTAAAGACTAATACGACAACCTGcaattttcataattcacTGGAGTATAATAGCATCGTCTTAGAAAGTAGACCCAAATTAACCCTGGATAACTAATAAagactgataaaaaaaaaatgatgactACGTTTTGCAGCGGGCTTGTTTTTTCACCCAGTTTACAAAAGGCGTGCGATACAATTCCCCGGAAGGTCGCGCATGCGCCGTGAATGAGAACGCGTTGGACGAAGGCGTTATCGACGATCAACACGTTTAGCATGCCGCGCGTGACAATCGCACTCGATACCGACGGAGCAACGAGCGAATTCAAGGTGTACCAATTTCAACTTCCCGGTGACTTACGTGACGAAACAGACATCATTAGGGTTTTCCTGTTCTCCCTTCTTCCGTTTATCACAGTTCGCGATACTCGTAACAAAGCCTTCTATACGCTTAGATCCCGGCTACCGCCAGCGAAAAACTGTCGATCACGTTACATCATCATGTCCGCTCTCTCATCTGTTTTACTTCCATTAGGCACCCGAACTAACGCGAACATGCCCGATTGCGTTCATCCCTGGTTtatgacgtaaaaaaaaaacaacagaggttcgaaaattcaagttttgaGCTGTC
The Neodiprion lecontei isolate iyNeoLeco1 chromosome 3, iyNeoLeco1.1, whole genome shotgun sequence DNA segment above includes these coding regions:
- the LOC107223142 gene encoding protein FAM151A isoform X2, with the translated sequence MMSVSSREEPSTRSSILPSVPDFFQGIEGNLTKVTWDHAVNSQQALTNALNSSDIMMLEADVVWGTLESEPTVQLPVMAHPPANTSDLSLEDFLSQVMADQSKGAKLDFKSLEAFSASCEILQKLEDNMTFPVWLNADILDGPVNSSLNGEPVDAAQFLSLAAGTLPNATLSLGWKTRYGADYNIIDGSYSEANVEEMINTIKNVSQPITYPMRAGLVANSWDAIDKLLNESASGTTVTIWSSDNDTVDDVKLSEVIQKIGVSRVYIDVPEELMNRLHLESSTSSRMKICFGTLLAALLFAKFF
- the LOC107223142 gene encoding protein FAM151A isoform X1, coding for MTRATLFFTLIAVLFSASTLGEEPSTRSSILPSVPDFFQGIEGNLTKVTWDHAVNSQQALTNALNSSDIMMLEADVVWGTLESEPTVQLPVMAHPPANTSDLSLEDFLSQVMADQSKGAKLDFKSLEAFSASCEILQKLEDNMTFPVWLNADILDGPVNSSLNGEPVDAAQFLSLAAGTLPNATLSLGWKTRYGADYNIIDGSYSEANVEEMINTIKNVSQPITYPMRAGLVANSWDAIDKLLNESASGTTVTIWSSDNDTVDDVKLSEVIQKIGVSRVYIDVPEELMNRLHLESSTSSRMKICFGTLLAALLFAKFF